In Listeria monocytogenes, the following proteins share a genomic window:
- the hpt gene encoding hexose phosphate transporter Hpt has protein sequence MSLFSLKKKNHFVPLEIQRQQWFKHFIVAFMSVFICYLTVYLLRNNFKAAQTLLIEQNHFSTTELGMIGLAFSVMYGIGKTILGYAVDGRNAKKIMSFLLGISAIISIIIGILLVTKQATVGVLFILWGANGFVQSPGGPASYSTITRWTPKLKRGRWLGFWNASHNIGGALAGIVAFWGATTFFNGGAGGMFIVPGIIAIIIAIICFSVGHDEPEELGWNSAAEIFEEREEQGESETKDLSRFQILCRFVINNPWVWTLCVINIFIYIVRIGIDNWAPVYCIQALGWSTKDAIMTISFFEIGALLGSLSWGWLSDIMKGRRMLCSIIAVVIEFFMLISYSQVTSVYSMYTVLFILGFLVFGPQLLIGVSVIEFVPRNALAVTNGLTGTFAYLFGDSFAKVFLGYIADPTKAGIQIFGYTLHGWGATFTIMFTALIIAGLMMIPVALKQEKIIRQAKVLHL, from the coding sequence ATGTCATTATTCAGTTTGAAAAAAAAGAACCATTTTGTTCCACTAGAAATTCAAAGACAACAATGGTTCAAACACTTTATCGTTGCATTTATGTCTGTATTTATTTGTTATCTAACGGTCTATCTTCTAAGGAATAACTTTAAAGCAGCTCAGACATTGTTAATTGAGCAGAACCATTTCAGCACCACAGAACTAGGAATGATTGGTTTAGCTTTTTCTGTTATGTACGGAATTGGAAAAACGATTTTAGGATATGCCGTGGATGGAAGAAATGCTAAAAAAATAATGAGTTTTTTATTAGGGATTTCCGCTATTATATCAATTATTATTGGAATACTTTTAGTTACAAAGCAAGCAACAGTGGGTGTATTGTTTATCCTTTGGGGAGCAAATGGATTTGTGCAATCACCAGGTGGACCGGCTTCCTATTCAACTATCACACGATGGACGCCAAAATTGAAAAGAGGAAGATGGTTAGGTTTTTGGAATGCCTCGCATAATATAGGTGGTGCTTTAGCGGGAATTGTTGCTTTTTGGGGTGCGACTACTTTCTTTAATGGCGGCGCAGGGGGAATGTTTATCGTTCCAGGTATCATTGCAATCATCATTGCAATTATTTGCTTCTCGGTGGGGCATGATGAACCAGAAGAATTAGGCTGGAACTCTGCCGCTGAAATTTTTGAAGAGCGGGAAGAACAAGGAGAATCGGAGACAAAAGACCTTTCTAGATTTCAAATTTTGTGTCGATTTGTTATTAATAATCCGTGGGTATGGACTTTATGTGTCATAAATATATTCATCTATATTGTTAGAATTGGTATTGATAATTGGGCGCCCGTTTATTGTATTCAAGCGCTAGGATGGAGCACAAAAGATGCAATTATGACTATTTCTTTTTTTGAAATTGGAGCATTACTAGGTTCATTATCGTGGGGCTGGCTCTCAGATATTATGAAAGGCCGCCGTATGCTTTGCTCGATTATTGCAGTTGTCATTGAATTTTTCATGTTAATTAGTTATTCGCAAGTTACAAGTGTTTATAGCATGTATACGGTATTATTTATTTTAGGATTCTTAGTATTTGGCCCCCAACTTTTAATTGGCGTGTCGGTGATCGAGTTTGTTCCTAGAAATGCTTTAGCTGTAACAAATGGCTTAACTGGAACGTTTGCATACTTATTCGGAGATTCTTTTGCTAAAGTCTTTCTAGGATATATCGCAGACCCAACAAAAGCAGGTATACAAATTTTTGGCTATACTTTACACGGCTGGGGTGCAACTTTTACCATTATGTTTACAGCTTTAATTATTGCTGGCTTAATGATGATTCCAGTTGCATTAAAACAAGAGAAAATCATCCGACAAGCAAAAGTTTTACATCTATAA
- a CDS encoding tetracycline resistance MFS efflux pump, whose protein sequence is MSSTKSIINKKTLLFGLISVFLCGMGFSIIMPVVPFLVTPYVTNASDQALMVTLLTSVYALCVFFAAPGLGALSDRFGRRPVLLICFIGSAIGYFIFGLGGALWVLFLGRIIEGITGGSISTLFAFFADITPQEERTKYFGWVSAAAGAGAALGPAFGGLLAHFGYAMPFFFGAAITFINLLFGYFYMPESLDEANRLKRIPLMRLNPFSQLLNILTIKNLGRLLIAGFFIWVPNGSLQAVMSQFAIDSFSWKPALIGMMFSIMGIQDILSQAFVMPKLLLKLTDKQIAILGMIAEIIGYLLIAASSIFTLAPLLVIGMFVFGFGDSIFGPSFNGMVSKSASASEQGRIQGGSQAIQSVARIIGPIIGGQLYITFGHAAPAVMGVLLITVAIFILYKKTSLAK, encoded by the coding sequence ATGTCTTCAACTAAATCTATTATTAATAAGAAAACTTTACTTTTCGGTCTTATATCTGTTTTCCTTTGTGGGATGGGTTTTAGTATTATTATGCCCGTTGTCCCGTTTCTCGTAACACCTTACGTAACAAATGCTAGTGATCAAGCGCTTATGGTGACACTGCTCACATCTGTTTATGCGCTTTGCGTGTTCTTTGCTGCACCTGGTCTTGGTGCTTTAAGTGACCGATTTGGCAGACGCCCAGTGTTACTCATTTGTTTTATCGGCTCTGCGATTGGTTACTTTATTTTCGGTCTTGGTGGGGCACTTTGGGTGCTCTTTCTTGGTCGAATTATTGAAGGAATCACTGGTGGTAGCATAAGTACACTATTTGCTTTCTTTGCTGATATTACGCCTCAAGAGGAGCGGACGAAATACTTTGGTTGGGTTAGCGCTGCAGCTGGTGCGGGTGCTGCGCTTGGTCCGGCTTTCGGCGGATTGCTTGCCCACTTTGGTTACGCAATGCCGTTTTTCTTTGGAGCAGCGATTACTTTCATCAACCTTTTATTCGGTTATTTCTACATGCCTGAGAGTTTAGACGAAGCAAATCGTTTAAAACGAATTCCGCTAATGCGACTCAATCCGTTTTCCCAGTTGCTTAATATTCTGACCATCAAAAACTTAGGACGTTTACTGATTGCTGGATTTTTCATTTGGGTTCCGAATGGTTCGTTGCAAGCTGTCATGTCGCAATTCGCCATTGATAGCTTCAGTTGGAAGCCCGCTTTAATCGGGATGATGTTTTCGATTATGGGTATTCAAGATATCCTGTCGCAAGCCTTTGTTATGCCTAAATTACTACTCAAGTTAACGGACAAACAAATAGCTATTTTGGGGATGATTGCTGAAATTATTGGCTATTTGCTAATTGCAGCTTCCTCGATTTTCACACTTGCTCCGCTACTCGTTATCGGTATGTTCGTTTTCGGTTTTGGCGACTCGATTTTCGGACCTTCGTTTAACGGTATGGTTTCAAAATCTGCCAGCGCTAGCGAACAAGGTCGGATTCAAGGGGGTAGCCAAGCCATTCAGTCGGTGGCGCGTATTATCGGACCAATTATCGGCGGGCAACTTTATATTACGTTTGGCCATGCCGCTCCAGCTGTTATGGGTGTCCTTTTAATCACTGTTGCAATTTTTATCCTTTATAAAAAGACTTCTTTAGCAAAATAA
- a CDS encoding MarR family transcriptional regulator has product MDKNEQVMANVRDLFNKLAWINKVKMEKALEGYKPSEVHCIEYIAKNEDPNVTKLAEAFYMTKSAISKITKKLMDKGYIESYQKPENKKEIYFRLTAKGAEINQVHDDLHQEFLDRDKVVFEDVTDAQYAEVLKFVDKYSRHLDNEMQKVYNQKSE; this is encoded by the coding sequence ATGGATAAAAATGAACAAGTCATGGCAAACGTCAGAGATTTATTTAATAAGCTCGCTTGGATTAATAAAGTGAAGATGGAAAAAGCGCTAGAGGGATATAAACCTTCTGAAGTCCACTGCATCGAATACATTGCCAAAAACGAAGATCCTAATGTAACGAAACTCGCGGAAGCATTCTATATGACAAAGAGCGCGATTAGCAAAATCACAAAAAAGCTGATGGATAAAGGCTATATTGAAAGTTATCAAAAACCGGAGAATAAGAAAGAAATTTATTTCCGTCTAACAGCTAAAGGCGCTGAAATTAACCAAGTCCACGATGATTTGCATCAAGAATTCCTCGATCGTGACAAGGTAGTTTTCGAAGACGTAACGGATGCACAATATGCAGAAGTGTTAAAATTCGTGGATAAATATAGTCGTCATTTAGATAATGAAATGCAGAAAGTTTACAATCAAAAATCCGAATAA
- a CDS encoding calcium-transporting ATPase yields the protein MEIYRKSAAETFEQLEATEQGLTTSEVTKRQEKYGFNELKNKKKDPLWKLFLETFKDPMVIVLVIAALVQLVLGEVVESLIIFLVLIVNSIISVVQTRKAESSLDALREMSAPVAKVIRDGSKQSIHARELVPGDVVILDAGDFVPADGRLFESGSLKIDEGMLTGESEAVEKYIDTIPDEVGLGDRVNMVFSGSLVVYGRGMFVVTGTASETEIGKIAGLLETAEAKQTPLQRKLESFSKKLGLGILALCVLIFAVEAGRVLLGDNSADMATAILNAFMFAVAVAVAAIPEALSSIVTIVLAVGTNKMAKQHAIIRKLPAVETLGSTSVICTDKTGTLTQNKMTVVDYYLPDGTKENFPESPENWSEGERRLIHIAVLCNDSNINSEGKELGDPTEVALIAFSNKNNQDYNEIREKFIREGEIPFDSDRKLMSTLHTFNDNKAMLTKGGPDVMFARCSYVFLDGEEKPMTEEILTKLKATNEEFSNQALRVLAYGYKRMPADTTELKLEDEQDIVLVGLTAMIDPPREAVYASIEESKKAGIRTVMITGDHKTTAQAIGRDIGLMDADDIALTGQELDAMPEEELDKKLEHIAVYARVSPENKIRIVKAWQKKGKITAMTGDGVNDAPALKQADIGVAMGSGTDVAKDSAAMILTDDNFVSIVDAVGVGRTVFDNIKKSIAYLFAGNLGAIIAILFALVLDWINPFTALQLLFINLVNDSLPAIALGMEKAEPDVMKRKPRDINEGIFAGGTMRAVISRGVLIGIAVIISQYIGMQISPEMSVAMAFTTLILARTLQTFAARSNVQTAFGAGFFSNKYVIGAVLLCFVLYGITVLPGAREIFSIPATFGLHEWSIAAGLALGAVVMMEIIKVVQNKFFKEA from the coding sequence TTGGAGATTTACCGCAAAAGCGCGGCAGAAACATTTGAACAACTAGAAGCGACAGAACAAGGATTAACAACTAGTGAGGTAACGAAACGACAAGAAAAATACGGTTTTAACGAACTGAAGAATAAAAAGAAAGATCCACTTTGGAAACTTTTCCTGGAAACATTTAAAGATCCAATGGTTATTGTTTTAGTCATTGCTGCCTTAGTGCAGTTGGTTTTAGGCGAAGTGGTTGAATCGCTTATTATCTTTTTAGTACTTATTGTCAACTCGATTATTAGCGTAGTTCAGACGAGGAAAGCAGAAAGTTCGCTCGATGCGTTACGAGAAATGTCTGCGCCGGTTGCCAAAGTTATTCGTGATGGTTCTAAGCAAAGTATTCATGCGCGCGAACTTGTTCCGGGCGATGTCGTTATTTTAGATGCGGGAGATTTTGTCCCAGCAGACGGCCGTTTGTTCGAAAGTGGCTCGTTAAAAATCGACGAAGGGATGCTTACTGGAGAATCGGAAGCGGTCGAGAAATATATTGATACCATTCCAGATGAAGTAGGGCTTGGCGACCGTGTGAATATGGTTTTCAGCGGTTCTCTCGTTGTATATGGTCGTGGGATGTTTGTTGTAACAGGCACAGCGAGCGAAACAGAAATTGGGAAAATCGCCGGACTTCTTGAAACAGCAGAAGCAAAACAAACACCACTACAAAGAAAGCTAGAATCATTTAGTAAAAAATTAGGGCTTGGTATTTTAGCGCTCTGTGTACTTATTTTTGCAGTTGAGGCTGGCCGCGTTTTACTTGGCGACAATTCAGCGGATATGGCAACGGCGATTTTAAATGCCTTTATGTTTGCCGTGGCAGTAGCAGTAGCAGCCATTCCGGAAGCACTTTCTTCTATTGTAACGATTGTACTTGCGGTCGGAACAAACAAAATGGCAAAGCAGCACGCGATTATTAGAAAGCTCCCGGCAGTTGAAACACTAGGCTCCACAAGCGTTATTTGTACAGACAAAACCGGAACGTTAACGCAAAATAAAATGACGGTAGTCGATTACTATTTACCCGATGGAACAAAAGAAAATTTCCCGGAAAGTCCAGAAAATTGGTCAGAAGGGGAACGCCGTTTGATTCATATAGCGGTACTTTGTAATGACTCAAATATTAATAGCGAGGGCAAGGAGTTAGGCGACCCAACCGAAGTGGCGCTAATTGCCTTTAGTAATAAAAACAATCAAGATTACAATGAAATTCGCGAAAAATTCATCCGTGAAGGCGAAATTCCATTTGATTCAGATCGTAAATTAATGTCAACACTGCACACCTTCAATGACAATAAAGCCATGCTAACAAAAGGTGGTCCAGACGTGATGTTTGCGCGTTGTAGTTATGTTTTCCTTGACGGTGAAGAAAAGCCGATGACAGAAGAAATTTTAACGAAACTAAAAGCAACAAACGAAGAATTTTCCAATCAGGCGCTCCGGGTCCTTGCTTACGGCTACAAACGGATGCCTGCTGATACAACTGAATTAAAATTAGAAGACGAACAAGATATCGTGCTAGTTGGCTTAACCGCAATGATTGATCCGCCGCGTGAAGCTGTATATGCATCTATTGAAGAGTCCAAAAAAGCTGGCATTCGCACAGTTATGATTACTGGAGACCATAAAACCACGGCACAAGCCATCGGTCGCGACATTGGTTTAATGGATGCGGATGACATCGCATTAACTGGTCAAGAGCTTGATGCAATGCCAGAAGAAGAACTCGACAAAAAACTAGAACATATCGCTGTCTACGCCCGAGTTTCTCCAGAAAATAAAATCCGTATCGTCAAAGCTTGGCAGAAAAAAGGTAAAATCACTGCAATGACTGGAGACGGTGTCAATGATGCGCCTGCTCTAAAACAAGCCGATATTGGTGTCGCAATGGGTAGCGGAACAGACGTTGCGAAAGACTCTGCTGCAATGATTCTAACAGATGATAATTTCGTTTCGATTGTGGATGCAGTTGGCGTTGGTAGGACTGTTTTTGACAATATTAAGAAATCAATTGCTTATCTATTTGCAGGAAACTTAGGCGCGATTATAGCGATTTTATTCGCGCTAGTACTGGACTGGATTAACCCGTTCACAGCGCTACAACTACTATTTATCAACTTAGTCAATGACTCCTTACCGGCAATTGCGCTAGGAATGGAAAAAGCAGAACCTGATGTAATGAAACGCAAACCGAGAGATATTAACGAAGGTATTTTTGCTGGTGGCACGATGCGCGCCGTTATCAGTCGTGGTGTCTTAATCGGTATCGCCGTTATCATCTCACAATACATCGGTATGCAAATTTCACCAGAGATGAGTGTCGCAATGGCGTTCACTACACTTATCCTAGCTCGTACACTACAAACATTTGCAGCCCGCTCAAACGTCCAAACCGCATTTGGCGCAGGCTTCTTCAGCAACAAATACGTAATCGGCGCGGTATTACTTTGTTTCGTCCTATACGGAATTACCGTACTACCGGGAGCTCGCGAAATCTTCTCGATCCCAGCAACATTCGGCTTACATGAATGGTCGATTGCAGCAGGCTTAGCACTCGGAGCAGTTGTGATGATGGAGATAATTAAAGTAGTTCAGAATAAATTTTTTAAAGAAGCGTAA
- a CDS encoding DUF1294 domain-containing protein — MILTIYLIAITLISFLLFAIDKRKAIKHAYRIPESVLLFTAFLGGAFGSWMSMQLFHHKTQKPKFRILVPLAMVWTVGVLVWWLY; from the coding sequence ATGATTTTAACGATATATTTAATCGCGATAACGCTTATTTCTTTTCTATTATTCGCTATTGATAAACGGAAAGCAATAAAACACGCTTACCGGATACCCGAATCTGTACTGCTTTTCACCGCTTTTCTCGGCGGGGCTTTTGGCAGCTGGATGTCGATGCAGTTGTTTCACCATAAAACCCAAAAGCCGAAGTTCCGTATTTTAGTGCCGCTTGCGATGGTTTGGACTGTTGGGGTTTTGGTTTGGTGGTTGTATTGA
- a CDS encoding RidA family protein — translation MAKEIIQTSSAPKALGPYSQAVKVNGLIFTSGQLGINPETGELAEGATKQAEQAFKNLAAVLEEAGSGLEKIIKATVFFKDLNEFTAVNEVYATFFSSDFPARSAFQVAKLPLDAEIEIEVIAEA, via the coding sequence ATGGCAAAAGAAATAATTCAAACATCGTCAGCCCCAAAAGCACTAGGACCATACTCGCAAGCTGTAAAAGTGAACGGACTTATTTTTACATCAGGTCAACTTGGTATTAACCCAGAAACTGGAGAATTAGCAGAAGGCGCAACAAAACAAGCCGAGCAAGCTTTCAAAAATCTAGCAGCCGTGTTAGAAGAAGCGGGCTCCGGACTAGAAAAAATCATTAAAGCAACTGTTTTTTTCAAAGATTTAAATGAATTCACAGCCGTAAATGAAGTTTATGCCACATTCTTTTCCAGTGATTTCCCCGCAAGAAGTGCTTTCCAAGTAGCAAAATTACCACTTGATGCTGAAATTGAAATCGAAGTTATCGCAGAAGCATAA
- a CDS encoding 5-methyltetrahydropteroyltriglutamate--homocysteine S-methyltransferase translates to MNQVAPFYADHVGSILRTKAIKDAREKFQNGEITDTTLREVENTEIKYIVEKQKEVGLKSITDGEFRRAWWHFDFLENLDGVEGYDAAGGIQFSKVQTKSHSVKITGPIDFTTHPFIEDFIFLKEAVGDKHVAKQTIPSPAMLHYRGDIEYQPYLEDADKFAKDLAVAYQKAIQAFYDAGCRYLQLDDTSWSYLCSDEQREVVRQRGFDPDTLQETYKNLINEAIKFKPADMVITMHICRGNFRSTWIAEGGYGPVAETLFGKLNIDGFFLEYDNERSGDFAPLKYVTRKDLKIVLGLITSKTGELEDEAAIKARIEEASEIVPLSQLRLSPQCGFASTEEGNILTEEEQWDKLRYVVQLAKDVWGK, encoded by the coding sequence ATGAATCAAGTAGCACCATTTTATGCAGATCATGTCGGAAGTATTTTACGAACAAAGGCAATTAAAGACGCGCGCGAGAAATTCCAAAACGGTGAGATAACTGACACTACGTTGCGGGAAGTGGAAAATACGGAAATTAAATACATCGTTGAAAAGCAAAAAGAAGTCGGCTTGAAATCAATCACAGATGGCGAATTTCGTCGTGCGTGGTGGCATTTTGACTTCTTGGAGAATTTGGATGGGGTAGAAGGGTACGATGCGGCTGGAGGTATTCAATTCAGCAAAGTGCAAACAAAATCGCATTCGGTGAAAATTACCGGCCCAATTGACTTTACAACACATCCATTTATAGAAGATTTTATTTTTCTCAAAGAAGCTGTTGGTGACAAGCATGTCGCGAAACAAACGATTCCTAGTCCGGCGATGCTTCATTATCGCGGGGACATCGAGTATCAGCCTTACTTAGAAGATGCGGACAAATTTGCCAAAGATTTAGCTGTTGCCTATCAAAAAGCGATTCAAGCATTTTACGATGCTGGTTGTCGCTACCTGCAATTAGATGATACATCATGGAGCTACTTATGCTCAGATGAACAGCGCGAAGTTGTACGCCAAAGAGGTTTTGACCCAGATACTTTACAAGAAACATATAAAAATCTTATCAATGAGGCCATTAAATTTAAACCAGCTGATATGGTTATTACGATGCACATTTGCCGTGGTAATTTCCGTTCCACTTGGATCGCAGAAGGTGGCTACGGTCCAGTGGCCGAAACGTTATTTGGCAAATTAAATATCGATGGTTTCTTTTTAGAGTATGATAATGAACGTTCTGGAGATTTTGCTCCCCTAAAATATGTGACGCGTAAAGACTTAAAAATCGTTCTTGGTTTAATTACATCTAAAACAGGTGAATTAGAGGACGAAGCAGCCATTAAAGCGCGGATAGAAGAAGCAAGTGAAATTGTGCCGCTGAGTCAGTTACGCTTAAGTCCACAATGCGGTTTCGCCTCAACAGAAGAAGGAAATATTTTGACTGAAGAAGAACAATGGGATAAATTGCGTTACGTTGTTCAACTTGCGAAAGATGTGTGGGGTAAGTAA